In the genome of Metabacillus litoralis, the window TGCCAGCCTTTCAATACCATACGTGATTTCAGCTGAAACCGGCTTACACTCTAACCCACCAACTTGTTGGAAATAAGTAAATTGAGTGATTTCCATTCCATCTAACCATACTTCCCAACCTAAACCAGCACAGCCTAACGAAGGGTTTTCCCAGTTATCCTCAACAAAGCGAATATCATGCTCTAATGGATTAATTCCTAAAGCACGTAATGAATCAAGGTAAAGCTCTTGAATATTGTCTGGTGAAGGCTTCATTATCACTTGAAATTGATGGTGTTGATAAAGTCTGTTAGGGTTTTCCCCATAACGTCCATCAGCAGGTCTTCTAGATGGTTCAACATAAGCCACCTTCCATGGCTCTGGTCCTATACTTCTTAAGAACGTATAAGGACTCATAGTTCCTGCACCTTTCTCAGTATCGTATGCTTGCATAAGCACACAGCCTTGATCAGACCAATGCTTTTGCAACGTTAGAATCATATTTTGAATATTCATCTTTATACACCTCCATTAATTTATAAAACAAGTTTTTGCTTTTGGGTTTAAACAGCATGACTTTTGTGGTCTTATTTAAAACTGACTCGAAGGACACTGCCTTGATAACAGTCTTTTAAATGAAAAAAGCTCCCGTCCCTATGTCAGACTAATGACATAGGGACGGGAGCTAGCCCGCGGTTCCACCCTAATTGCTTATATATGTATAAGCCACTTTAAATGAATATGCTCCAGAACGCCTTTCATTACGGGTCAATCCTTAGCTTTCACCATCCTAAGGTCGCTATCATTGAGTAATCGTAATTACTTCTTTCCTTCAACGCAACAATTGTTAAATTATATTTGCATCTTAATTGAAAATTGTTCTAATGTCAACAATGTCCTTCTATAACTTTCCCTTTAAAGAATCCATTTGATCTAAAAAACGCTTTGATTTAATTGTTAGACCTGTATATTCCTGATAATAGGAGTTGATGACCATTTTTAATTCATTCTTCGTCTCCTGTTTGACAGAAATATTTCCTAATCGGTTTAAATCAAAATAATAAAAAAGACGAAGGAGCTTTACTGTCATCGGAGATATCTGTAATCGATAAGGATCATTTTCAAAACATCGATGACATAAAAAGCCTCCCTCTCGTATCGAAAAATGAAATGTTCCATCTTTTTGACCACAAATGGAACAAGCATTAAGCTGAGGCTGCAGCCCTAATACTGGTAACATTTTCATTTCAAAAATATGAATCAGAATATCCGGATCTACATCTTCATCTAGATATTGAAGGGTTTGTTTTAATAATTCAAATAAAAAAGGGTTTCTGTCTAGGTTATCAGTACTTTTGTCTAGTAACTCAGCTAGGTATGAAGCATATGCTGTTAAAAAAATATCTTCTCGAATACTTCTAAATGACAAAATTGTTTCTCCCTGCTGTAGACCACCTAAACCACTAGATTTTTGAAATAGGAACGTCCCATACGTAAAAAGTTGGGTGATTGACGTAAGGCGACTATTAGGTTTCTTAGCGCCCCTAGCCATAACCCCAACTTTCCCAAGTTCTCTCGTATATAATGTTATTATTTTGTTTGTTTCACCGTAATCGGTAGATCGTATAACAATTCCTTCACATTTTTGAAGCAAATTTCCCCTCACCTTTCAAAGGTTCAGGCAAGATCAGGAAATTGGAAAATCTAGTTCAGCTAGTTCATCATCTTGAGAATCGGGTCCTTCATCATTCTCCTTTTCTAACTCTTTAAAAAGAAGATACGTATCAATACTACCTGTTTGCGAAAAAACCTTCCAGGTAAAATCCAACATATAAACCCCACCTTTCAGTTGTTAAGACTAGCAAGCAATAAATCCAATTTCTTTACAGTTATCTTGACCTTATTTTCTTCATTTCATGTTAAACAATTTTTACTAATGCTTTTCATGAATAGGATTATTTTGTTTATTGTTTCATCCTAAACGCTTTAGTATTCATCTTCTCTAAATCCATAATCACGAAGCTGTGAAGCTTTATTTCGCCAATCTTTTTGCACTTTTACCCAAAGCTCTAAAAACACTTTAGATCCTAACAATGCTTCAATATCGACTCGGGCTCTTTGCCCAACTTCTTTTAGCATACTCCCACGCTTACCGATTACAATACCTTTTTGCGAATCACGCTCGACAATTATCGTTGCGCCAACATATATTGCAGCATTGTTTTCACGGCGCTCAAGCGTATCCATTACCACTGCAATGGAATGTGGAATTTCTTCTCTTGTTAAATGTAAAACCTTTTCTCGAATTAGCTCTGTTATAATAAATCGTTCCGGGTGATCTGTCACTTGATCTTCCGGGTAGTACTGAGGCCCTTCCGGTAGGACAGCTTCGATTTGTTGTAGTAACGTGTCAACATTGTTTCCCTGCAGTGCTGAAATGGGAACAATTTCTTTAAAAGGATATAACTCTTTATATTGTTCAATGAGAGGCAGCAGTTGATCAGGGTGTATTTGATCTATTTTGTTAATAATTAGAAAAACAGGTGTGTTCGTTTGTTTTAACTTCTCAATGATGAATTCATCACCACGACCATACCCTTCTTCTGCATTAATCATGAATAAAATTAAATCAACCTCTTTTAACGTGTTTTGTGCTACTTTCATCATAAAATCGCCAAGCTTATGTTTTGGCTTATGAATTCCTGGGGTGTCAATAAAAACTGTTTGAGATTGATTTGTTGTATAAACCCCTTGAATCTTGTTACGAGTTGTTTGTGGCTTATCGCTCATAATTGCAATTTTTTGACCGATCACCCTATTAATAAAAGTAGATTTTCCTACGTTTGGTCTTCCTATAATTGATACAAATCCTGATTTGAAAGATTGATTATGATTCATGTAAATCCTCCGCTGAAAAAGCTCCTGGTAGTAATTCGCTAACTGTAAGTTCTGAAACATCACCTTGGAGGTTTGTTAAAACAATTTTCATGTCTTTTGGACAAAGCTCTGCAATTACTTGACGACAAGCACCACAAGGTGGAACAGGTCTGACTGTATCTGCTACAACGGCTATGGTTGTATATTCTTTGTCACCTTCTGAATATGCTTTGAATATTGCTGTTCTCTCAGCACAATTACACATGCTGTAAGCAGCA includes:
- the glyQ gene encoding glycine--tRNA ligase subunit alpha, translating into MNIQNMILTLQKHWSDQGCVLMQAYDTEKGAGTMSPYTFLRSIGPEPWKVAYVEPSRRPADGRYGENPNRLYQHHQFQVIMKPSPDNIQELYLDSLRALGINPLEHDIRFVEDNWENPSLGCAGLGWEVWLDGMEITQFTYFQQVGGLECKPVSAEITYGIERLASYIQDKENVFDLEWTDGYTVRDIFLMPEYEHSKYTFETSDTDMLFHLFSTYEKEAMRQMDEGLVHPAYDYVLKCSHTFNLLDAKGAISVTERTGYIGRVRNLARKVAKTFYEEREKLGFPMLQQEGGANHE
- the recO gene encoding DNA repair protein RecO, giving the protein MLQKCEGIVIRSTDYGETNKIITLYTRELGKVGVMARGAKKPNSRLTSITQLFTYGTFLFQKSSGLGGLQQGETILSFRSIREDIFLTAYASYLAELLDKSTDNLDRNPFLFELLKQTLQYLDEDVDPDILIHIFEMKMLPVLGLQPQLNACSICGQKDGTFHFSIREGGFLCHRCFENDPYRLQISPMTVKLLRLFYYFDLNRLGNISVKQETKNELKMVINSYYQEYTGLTIKSKRFLDQMDSLKGKL
- a CDS encoding YqzL family protein, coding for MLDFTWKVFSQTGSIDTYLLFKELEKENDEGPDSQDDELAELDFPIS
- the era gene encoding GTPase Era; this translates as MNHNQSFKSGFVSIIGRPNVGKSTFINRVIGQKIAIMSDKPQTTRNKIQGVYTTNQSQTVFIDTPGIHKPKHKLGDFMMKVAQNTLKEVDLILFMINAEEGYGRGDEFIIEKLKQTNTPVFLIINKIDQIHPDQLLPLIEQYKELYPFKEIVPISALQGNNVDTLLQQIEAVLPEGPQYYPEDQVTDHPERFIITELIREKVLHLTREEIPHSIAVVMDTLERRENNAAIYVGATIIVERDSQKGIVIGKRGSMLKEVGQRARVDIEALLGSKVFLELWVKVQKDWRNKASQLRDYGFREDEY
- a CDS encoding cytidine deaminase — encoded protein: MTKFELGVKSIRKLGKIKERISHSLRERKKDLVNIEQLIEEAKAAREMAYTPYSKFKVGAALLTKDGKVYKGCNIENAAYSMCNCAERTAIFKAYSEGDKEYTTIAVVADTVRPVPPCGACRQVIAELCPKDMKIVLTNLQGDVSELTVSELLPGAFSAEDLHES